In Solanum stenotomum isolate F172 chromosome 6, ASM1918654v1, whole genome shotgun sequence, one DNA window encodes the following:
- the LOC125866826 gene encoding pumilio homolog 15-like, giving the protein MGETRETIRRILDLEESETLHVVAMEIDSATQPIYPLLYEIANNCFAIATQKSGCCVIQSCVESSGGELRDCIIPEILTNAVQLSEDQYGESFFDNREISVVAAANEVHLSSSCVSKSDGNGDKLNIVSSAMAPSSSSTGSTTTTCWCSG; this is encoded by the exons AATCGGAGACTCTACATGTTGTGGCGATGGAGATAGATTCAGCCACTCAGCCCATATAT CCTCTTCTCTATGAAATTGCAAATAACTGCTTTGCAATTGCTACCCAAAAAAGTGGGTGCTGTGTGATACAGTCATGTGTAGAATCTTCTGGTGGAGAACTCAGAGATTGCATAATTCCTGAGATATTGACAAATGCAGTGCAACTATCAGAAGATCAATATGG AGAATCTTTTTTTGATAACAGAGAAATCTCTGTTGTTGCTGCTGCTAATGAGGTTCATTTGAGCAGCTCTTGTGTGTCAAAAAGTGATGGGAATGGAGACAAGTTAAACATTGTTTCTTCAGCCATGGCTCCAAGTTCGAGTTCTACTGGTTCCACAACTACAA CGTGTTGGTGCTCGGGATGA